A single genomic interval of Paracoccus contaminans harbors:
- the pgl gene encoding 6-phosphogluconolactonase — MKLIEHPDREALTLALAQDIADALGMALNTRDRAVLCLPGGSTPVPAFKALAAARLDWARVSVVPGDERWVPADHPRSNARLIRRNLIDEGASAAELVGLHHDMLDPVEGAAAAAARVGALLPLSVLLLGMGEDMHTASLFPGAAGLAAAMDSAAPAVVPITAPDGEPRVTLSAAALLTAPEAFLMITGPDKRAALDRAATLTPEEAPIRAFWKGLIVHYAD; from the coding sequence ATGAAGCTGATCGAACATCCCGACCGCGAGGCGCTGACCCTGGCGCTGGCGCAGGACATCGCCGATGCGCTGGGCATGGCGCTGAACACCCGTGACCGGGCCGTGCTGTGCCTGCCGGGCGGCTCGACCCCGGTGCCGGCCTTCAAGGCGCTGGCGGCGGCCCGGCTGGATTGGGCGCGGGTCAGCGTGGTGCCGGGGGACGAACGCTGGGTTCCGGCGGACCATCCCCGCTCCAATGCCCGGCTGATCCGGCGCAACCTGATCGACGAGGGCGCATCCGCGGCCGAGCTGGTCGGGCTGCATCACGACATGCTCGACCCCGTGGAGGGGGCGGCCGCCGCGGCGGCCCGTGTGGGCGCGCTGCTGCCGCTGTCGGTGCTGCTGCTGGGGATGGGCGAGGACATGCATACCGCCAGCCTGTTCCCCGGCGCGGCCGGGCTTGCGGCGGCGATGGATTCCGCCGCCCCGGCCGTGGTGCCGATCACCGCCCCCGACGGCGAGCCGCGCGTCACGCTCAGCGCCGCGGCGTTGCTGACCGCGCCCGAGGCGTTCCTGATGATCACCGGCCCGGACAAGCGCGCCGCGCTCGACCGCGCCGCAACGCTCACGCCCGAGGAGGCGCCGATCCGCGCCTTCTGGAAGGGGCTGATCGTCCATTATGCCGACTGA
- the pgi gene encoding glucose-6-phosphate isomerase: MTDRWNALDAHRARTAGRRIADLFDEDADRARDFSVTADGLTLDYSKTAIDAEARRLLLDLAAEVPARRDAMFEGQRINRTEDRAVLHTALRAAAGPVLVDGRDVMPDVLETLDRMRRFAEQVRSGRIRGQGGPYTDVVNIGIGGSDLGPVMAAHALAPWMDGPRLHFISNVDGADAADTLKGLDPETTLVVVASKTFTTIETMTNAETVRRWMGARVRHPADQFAAVSTAMGRTAQFGIDADRVFGFADWVGGRYSVWGPIGLSLMLGIGPARFDEFLAGGRAMDDHFRTAPPDASLPVMLALVGIWHHQVCGYPTRAVLPYANRLIRLPAYLQQLEMESNGKCVTMDGAPVERPAGPVVWGEPGTNGQHAFYQLIHQGAQVVPCEFIAIARGEEPELDHHQRLLIANCLAQSKALMLGRSLDEARALMAGRGLAGDDLERQARHRVFPGNRPSTTLVAGRLTPFTLGQIVALYEHRVFVEGVIMGINSFDQWGVELGKELALQLGPLLEGADLDGQDGSTVALVETIRALRGQGPAR; encoded by the coding sequence ATGACCGACCGATGGAACGCCCTTGACGCCCACCGCGCCCGCACCGCCGGGCGCCGCATCGCCGACCTGTTCGATGAGGATGCGGACAGGGCGCGCGATTTTTCCGTCACGGCAGACGGGCTGACGCTGGATTATTCCAAGACGGCCATCGACGCCGAGGCCCGCCGTCTGCTGCTTGATCTGGCCGCAGAGGTGCCGGCCCGGCGCGACGCGATGTTCGAGGGCCAGCGCATCAACCGGACCGAGGATCGCGCCGTCCTGCACACCGCCCTGCGCGCCGCCGCCGGGCCGGTCCTCGTTGACGGGCGCGACGTGATGCCCGATGTCCTGGAAACCCTGGACCGGATGCGCCGCTTTGCCGAGCAGGTGCGATCGGGGCGCATCCGGGGGCAGGGCGGGCCTTACACGGATGTCGTGAACATCGGCATCGGCGGATCGGACCTGGGTCCGGTGATGGCCGCGCATGCGCTGGCGCCCTGGATGGACGGGCCGCGGCTGCATTTCATTTCCAACGTGGACGGGGCCGACGCCGCCGATACGCTGAAGGGGCTGGACCCCGAAACGACGCTGGTGGTGGTGGCTTCCAAGACCTTCACCACCATCGAGACGATGACCAATGCCGAAACCGTGCGCCGCTGGATGGGCGCGCGCGTGCGCCACCCGGCCGACCAGTTCGCGGCCGTGTCCACCGCCATGGGCCGGACGGCGCAGTTCGGCATCGACGCTGACCGCGTGTTCGGCTTTGCCGACTGGGTGGGGGGACGCTATTCAGTCTGGGGGCCGATCGGGCTGTCGCTGATGCTGGGCATCGGCCCGGCCCGCTTTGACGAGTTTCTGGCCGGCGGCCGGGCGATGGACGATCATTTCCGCACCGCCCCGCCGGATGCCAGCCTGCCGGTGATGCTGGCGCTGGTGGGGATATGGCACCATCAGGTCTGCGGCTATCCGACGCGGGCCGTGCTGCCCTATGCCAACCGGCTGATCCGCCTGCCTGCCTATCTGCAGCAGCTCGAAATGGAATCGAACGGCAAATGCGTGACGATGGACGGCGCCCCGGTCGAACGCCCCGCCGGTCCCGTGGTCTGGGGCGAGCCGGGGACCAACGGCCAGCACGCCTTCTACCAGCTGATCCATCAGGGCGCGCAGGTCGTCCCGTGCGAATTCATCGCCATCGCCCGCGGCGAGGAGCCGGAGCTGGATCACCACCAGCGCCTGCTGATCGCCAACTGTCTGGCGCAGAGCAAGGCGCTGATGCTGGGCCGTTCGCTGGACGAGGCGCGGGCGCTGATGGCGGGCAGGGGGCTGGCGGGCGATGATCTGGAACGGCAGGCCCGCCACCGGGTCTTTCCGGGCAACCGCCCCTCGACCACGCTGGTCGCAGGGCGCCTGACGCCCTTCACGCTGGGCCAGATCGTCGCGCTGTATGAACACCGGGTGTTCGTCGAGGGCGTCATCATGGGCATCAACAGCTTTGACCAGTGGGGGGTCGAGCTGGGCAAGGAACTGGCGCTGCAGCTGGGACCGCTGCTGGAAGGCGCTGATCTGGACGGGCAGGACGGATCGACCGTGGCGCTGGTCGAGACGATCCGCGCCCTGCGCGGTCAAGGGCCGGCGCGCTAG